In Kordia antarctica, the following proteins share a genomic window:
- the gwsG gene encoding grasp-with-spasm system ATP-grasp peptide maturase yields the protein MILILSRDELEDTTNRVIDWLDYFGANYVRLNGAEFNQEVVIEDGKMVLDSIDLDRVNIIWNRRWISKLPIDETKEAHLDAIGAKNAYHLLSSLLDETHALKACFNRLLASKKWTTKPYMVTANKLQNLTLATQCGLQTPKYIITTKKKIVSRFLKNHHRVICKPIAEVPTFSAQTNENTTESLIIYTSSYEADQLIEELPESFKMSMFQQEIDKEYEIRVFYLNGACYSMAIFSQQDPQTSVDFRNYNRKRPNRNVPFKLPLEIEDAIIEFCKKGGYTIGSIDLIKSKDGGYYFLEINPVGQFGMVSYPCNYNLEKKLAKYLIDEDQFISERNLKELV from the coding sequence ATGATTTTAATATTAAGCAGAGATGAACTTGAGGATACGACAAATCGAGTTATAGATTGGTTAGATTATTTTGGAGCCAATTACGTGCGATTAAACGGGGCCGAATTTAATCAAGAAGTTGTTATTGAAGATGGTAAAATGGTATTGGACTCCATAGATTTAGATCGTGTCAATATCATTTGGAATCGTCGTTGGATTTCAAAACTACCTATTGACGAAACAAAAGAAGCTCATTTAGATGCAATCGGAGCAAAAAATGCATATCATTTATTAAGTTCACTTCTTGATGAAACACACGCATTGAAAGCTTGTTTTAATCGTTTATTAGCCTCTAAAAAATGGACCACAAAGCCGTACATGGTCACCGCAAATAAATTACAAAATCTAACACTTGCAACCCAATGTGGTTTGCAAACACCTAAGTATATAATTACAACGAAGAAAAAGATTGTATCAAGATTTTTAAAAAATCATCACAGAGTTATTTGCAAACCCATAGCCGAAGTTCCCACTTTTTCAGCTCAGACAAATGAAAATACAACGGAATCTTTAATTATCTATACTTCTAGCTATGAAGCTGATCAACTTATTGAGGAACTTCCTGAGTCTTTTAAAATGTCTATGTTTCAACAGGAAATTGATAAAGAGTATGAAATACGAGTATTTTACTTAAATGGTGCTTGTTATTCAATGGCAATATTTTCTCAACAAGATCCACAAACTAGCGTAGATTTTAGAAACTACAATAGAAAGCGTCCTAACAGAAACGTACCTTTTAAACTACCTTTAGAGATAGAAGATGCAATCATTGAATTTTGTAAAAAAGGAGGATATACTATAGGATCTATTGATTTGATTAAATCCAAAGACGGAGGATATTATTTCTTGGAAATCAATCCAGTGGGTCAATTTGGAATGGTTTCTTATCCATGCAATTATAATTTAGAGAAAAAACTAGCAAAATATTTAATAGATGAAGATCAATTCATTAGCGAAAGGAACCTTAAAGAACTCGTTTGA
- the gwsS gene encoding grasp-with-spasm system SPASM domain peptide maturase: MIDQSLYVNLFAGCIPVQGAKNVIICDLQRGVYFEIDIILHEILINHAEKNIKEIISNFGIVHEQDILDQLTQLLQNDLIHLTNEKELFPKLDTKWQTPSAITNMIIEYGNYFKKRETEIIQDLITLGVQYLELRFYSECSMDEVSYVLNCLRKTKIAGIYLILPDLPVINVEEFLVKNPRIMGILLTDAQDPKRFESQQKIAFSANKICNNQNCGTICKELFRTNYEVYMESQEFNSCLNKKLAILENGNIKNCPSMPEVLGHIDSSRLTEVLKKPEATKYWNITKDQIDVCKECEFRYICTDCRAYVENPKDMLSKPLKCGYNPYTGEWSDWTLNPLKQKAIDFYDMRKTVQK, encoded by the coding sequence ATGATTGATCAATCTTTATACGTTAATTTATTTGCTGGTTGTATACCCGTACAAGGTGCAAAGAATGTTATTATTTGTGATCTTCAAAGAGGAGTATATTTTGAAATTGACATTATTTTGCATGAAATTCTCATAAATCATGCTGAGAAAAACATAAAAGAGATTATATCGAACTTTGGGATCGTTCACGAACAGGATATACTAGATCAACTTACGCAACTTTTACAAAATGATTTGATCCATCTAACGAACGAAAAAGAGTTATTTCCTAAATTGGATACAAAGTGGCAAACACCTTCTGCGATTACCAATATGATTATTGAATATGGTAATTATTTCAAAAAAAGAGAAACAGAAATTATTCAAGATCTTATTACTTTAGGAGTACAATATTTAGAGCTGAGATTTTATTCAGAATGTAGTATGGATGAAGTTTCTTATGTTTTAAACTGTTTACGTAAAACTAAAATAGCTGGAATATATTTAATACTTCCCGATTTACCTGTTATCAATGTAGAGGAATTTCTAGTAAAAAATCCCAGAATCATGGGAATACTCCTAACGGATGCCCAAGACCCTAAACGATTTGAATCTCAACAAAAAATAGCGTTTTCAGCAAATAAAATCTGTAACAACCAAAACTGCGGTACAATCTGCAAAGAATTGTTTAGAACAAACTATGAAGTCTATATGGAGAGCCAGGAATTTAATTCTTGTCTCAACAAAAAATTAGCCATTCTTGAAAATGGAAACATAAAGAATTGCCCATCCATGCCAGAAGTATTAGGTCATATTGATTCCTCCAGATTAACCGAGGTATTAAAAAAACCTGAGGCTACTAAATACTGGAATATTACGAAAGATCAAATAGACGTTTGTAAAGAGTGTGAATTTAGATATATATGTACTGATTGTAGAGCTTATGTAGAAAATCCTAAAGACATGCTGAGTAAACCCCTAAAATGTGGCTACAATCCTTATACAGGAGAATGGAGTGACTGGACTTTAAACCCTTTAAAACAAAAAGCTATAGATTTTTATGATATGCGAAAAACAGTACAGAAGTAA
- a CDS encoding NAD-dependent epimerase/dehydratase family protein: MKILITGIAGFIGSHVAEHLQSLGHDVVGIDNFSDYYSVELKNKNAAVLKSKGIEILEADLRDVAVIGKLPKDVAYIFHFAAQPGIAATSTFEDYLTNNVIGTQNLLSYALKLTTLQLFVNIGTSSIYGLNATFAETVTPKPASHYGVTKLAAEQLVLCNSRLNKLKSCSLRLYSVYGSRERPDKLFTKLLDCGLNNKTFPLFEGSLLHLRSFTHVSDIVKGITSVIGKEAVCNSEIFNIGTEAEYTTQEGVDAVEKLLNTTIKFKQLPPRSGDQQRTKANIDKARKLLNYNPTVTLEEGVAEQLEWFRKL, encoded by the coding sequence ATGAAGATACTCATCACGGGAATTGCAGGTTTTATAGGATCGCATGTTGCAGAACATTTACAAAGTTTAGGTCACGACGTCGTTGGAATAGATAATTTTTCAGATTATTATTCGGTCGAATTAAAAAATAAAAATGCTGCGGTTCTCAAATCAAAAGGAATTGAAATTTTGGAAGCAGATTTACGCGATGTTGCTGTTATTGGCAAATTGCCAAAAGATGTTGCATACATTTTTCACTTTGCAGCACAACCCGGAATTGCCGCAACTTCTACCTTTGAAGATTACTTAACAAATAACGTAATTGGAACACAAAACCTACTTTCGTACGCGTTAAAATTAACTACTTTACAATTATTTGTCAATATTGGAACTTCGTCTATTTATGGCTTAAATGCTACGTTTGCCGAAACAGTGACACCAAAACCTGCTTCGCATTACGGAGTTACGAAATTGGCAGCCGAACAATTAGTTTTATGCAACTCAAGGTTGAATAAACTCAAATCGTGCTCTTTGCGATTATACTCTGTGTACGGTTCGCGAGAACGTCCAGACAAGCTTTTTACAAAACTTTTAGATTGCGGATTGAACAATAAAACATTTCCTTTATTCGAAGGAAGTTTACTGCATTTGCGAAGCTTTACACATGTAAGTGATATTGTAAAAGGAATAACAAGTGTTATTGGGAAAGAAGCTGTTTGCAATAGCGAAATTTTCAATATTGGAACAGAAGCCGAATATACAACACAAGAAGGCGTTGATGCTGTTGAAAAACTACTAAACACTACGATAAAATTTAAGCAATTACCGCCACGCTCAGGCGATCAACAACGAACAAAAGCAAACATTGATAAAGCTCGGAAACTCCTAAACTACAATCCGACTGTCACATTGGAAGAAGGTGTTGCGGAGCAATTGGAATGGTTTCGGAAGCTTTAA